The following coding sequences are from one Hydra vulgaris chromosome 04, alternate assembly HydraT2T_AEP window:
- the LOC136079198 gene encoding uncharacterized protein LOC136079198 gives MKRVQLSGAQKRKQAKEKEHTISVVKATSRKLTNDDKDAGNRDENDKINQAIDPGLWIDFSAYDVAYWVDCGPTNCQHHFVPFDKSCRLLELVRQFDLFLASHIAKNGNSGKGNPSYLSKTICEELIEIMSKKVREVIADKVKASGYFSLSVDSTPDISHIDQLRVVLRYVADGKPIESFLTFLEFQNHTGEGMAKQVLQVSQALQKEHVNLKTCADLYSSLADHLHKSRNEFERFKEAAKIMTPGVEYKSTLTHNRKRKPVFNDGDAPEVSLNARDKFLISAFYAIVDKLETEMSRQRQVYNDVAVRFSCLVDGPLSQTSQCCEELINTYPKDLNNNLYTELQQFHSYIRHKFPAASKSENNTFNHGELYQAIVRDNIESAFPNVEIAFRIFLALMVTNCSTERSFSQLKRTKNPNRSTMKQERLDSFSLLMIEADMLHKIKFDDILKDFGRSRKKFGRSRKKFFKCK, from the exons ATGAAACGTGTTCAGTTAAGTGGTGCACAAAAGAGAAAACAAGCTAAAGAAAAAGAGCACACTATTTCTGTTGTGAAAGCTACGAGCAGaaaattaacaa ATGATGATAAAGATGCAGGTAATAGAgatgaaaatgataaaattaatcaaGCAATAGATCCAGGACTGTGGATTGACTTTTCCGCTTATGATGTGGCTTACTGGGTTGACTGTGGGCCTACTAACTGTCAGCATCATTTTGTTCCCTTTGATAAATCTTGCC GGCTGCTTGAGCTGGTCCGTCAGTTTGATCTATTTTTAGCATCACACATTGCGAAAAATGGAAATTCTGGAAAGGGAAATCCTTCTTATTTATCCAAAACTATATGTGAAGAACTGATTGAAATTATGTCCAAAAAAGTCCGTGAAGTAATTGCAGACAAAGTAAAGGCTTCCGGTTATTTCAGCTTGTCAGTAGACTCAACACCCGATATTTCACATATAGATCAGTTAAGAGTTGTTCTTCGATATGTAGCAGATGGAAAGCCCATTGAAAGCTTTTTGACTTTCTTGGAGTTTCAAAATCACACTGGTGAAGGTATGGCTAAGCAAGTGCTGCA GGTTAGTCAGGCTCTCCAAAAAGAGCATGTGAACTTAAAAACGTGTGCTGATTTGTATTCTTCACTAGCAGATCACTTGCATAAATCTAGGAATGaatttgaaagatttaaagaaGCTGCAAAAATAATGACACCAGGTGTAGAATATAAGTCAACTTTGACCCATAATCGTAAACGAAAGCCAGTGTTCAATGATGGTGATGCCCCTGAAGTATCTCTGAATGCCAGAGACAAATTTCTTATATCTGCATTCTACGCCATTGTTGACAAACTTGAGACAGAAATGAGTAGACAAAGACAAGTATATAATGATGTAGCAGTTCGCTTTTCTTGTTTGGTCGATGGACCATTATCACAAACATCTCAGTGTTGTGAAGAACTAATAAATACTTATCCTAAAGATCTgaacaataatttatatactgAACTACAACAGTTTCATTCATATATTCGACACAAGTTTCCAGCTGCATCAAAATCGGAAAACAACACGTTCAATCATGGAGAATTATACCAAGCAATAGTTAGAGATAATATTGAGAGTGCCTTTCCAAATGTTGAAATCGCCTTCCGCATATTTTTAGCATTAATGGTTACTAACTGTTCAACTGAGCGTTCTTTTTCTCAGTTGAAACGTACAAAAAATCCAAATAGATCAACAATGAAACAAGAAAGGCTCGATTCCTTCTCTCTGCTTATGATTGAAGCAGATATGTTgcacaaaattaaatttgacgATATACTCAAAGACTTTGGTAgatctagaaaaaaatttggtagatctagaaaaaaattttttaaatgtaaatga